A single Verrucomicrobiia bacterium DNA region contains:
- a CDS encoding cbb3-type cytochrome c oxidase subunit I: protein MTATISPVPGPIDRSCRLPLFALFGCAAGWLVLSSIFGLAAAMTFHNPSLLANCPLLTFGRAYPTWAYLFIYGFGVPTAWGAGLWLMARLGRIKAMNPTLITVGAKLWHVGVLVGLIGILSGDNSGFEWLELPRYAAVILFLAFMLMTVWLIMTCSWRNESNLYPSQWFVLGAALWFIWIFSTSVFLLQMHPVRGVVQAAIAWWFAGNLLNVWLTLAGLAVTVYVLPKLAGKPLHSYYLALFIFVTVALFGSWTGLPVHAPLPAWMGVFSSTAAALMIVPALALGILVVKTTSGEGQTACMGGVLCFAKFGAFMLVLATLVSAVAACPVVARTTDFTWFTEGQIMLRLYGFFAMTMFAAVYHILPRVSGLEIGLCRIRAHFWLAMPGSLLLALPLLVGGVRQGLRLADATVPFEATAQAAVLWVRISTLGETLIALGTLVFCVNVGWLILTYYRTLLKQQVALALQPVEVKS, encoded by the coding sequence ATGACCGCGACTATTTCTCCAGTACCCGGCCCGATTGATCGTTCGTGCCGATTGCCGCTGTTTGCGCTCTTCGGTTGTGCCGCTGGCTGGCTGGTACTGAGTTCGATCTTCGGCTTGGCGGCCGCGATGACTTTTCATAATCCATCGCTGCTGGCCAATTGCCCGTTACTTACGTTTGGCCGGGCTTATCCAACTTGGGCGTATCTGTTCATCTACGGCTTCGGCGTTCCTACGGCTTGGGGAGCGGGCCTCTGGTTGATGGCCCGATTGGGGCGCATCAAGGCGATGAACCCAACCTTGATCACCGTGGGCGCAAAACTGTGGCATGTGGGCGTGCTGGTGGGGTTGATCGGCATATTGAGTGGAGACAATTCCGGTTTCGAGTGGCTCGAGTTGCCCCGCTACGCCGCCGTCATTCTGTTTCTGGCGTTCATGCTGATGACCGTCTGGCTGATCATGACTTGTTCCTGGCGGAACGAATCCAATCTCTATCCGTCCCAGTGGTTCGTTTTGGGCGCTGCGCTCTGGTTCATCTGGATTTTCTCCACGTCCGTTTTTCTGTTGCAAATGCACCCGGTTCGAGGCGTGGTGCAAGCCGCCATCGCTTGGTGGTTCGCGGGCAACCTGCTGAACGTCTGGCTGACGTTGGCGGGGCTGGCGGTGACCGTGTATGTGCTGCCCAAGCTCGCCGGAAAACCGTTGCACAGCTACTATCTGGCGCTGTTCATCTTCGTAACGGTGGCGTTGTTCGGCTCGTGGACCGGCCTGCCGGTGCATGCGCCGCTGCCTGCCTGGATGGGAGTCTTCAGCAGCACGGCGGCTGCGTTGATGATTGTGCCCGCGCTCGCCTTGGGCATTCTGGTGGTGAAAACCACGAGTGGTGAGGGACAGACCGCCTGCATGGGCGGCGTGCTTTGTTTCGCCAAGTTCGGCGCGTTCATGTTGGTTCTGGCAACGCTGGTTTCCGCTGTGGCCGCGTGTCCAGTGGTGGCCCGGACGACGGATTTTACCTGGTTTACGGAAGGGCAGATCATGCTGCGGCTTTACGGCTTTTTTGCCATGACCATGTTTGCCGCCGTGTATCACATTTTACCGCGCGTCTCCGGATTGGAGATCGGCCTGTGCCGCATTCGCGCGCATTTCTGGCTGGCCATGCCCGGGAGTTTGCTCCTGGCACTGCCGTTGCTCGTCGGTGGAGTGCGTCAGGGCTTGCGCCTGGCGGATGCCACGGTGCCGTTTGAAGCCACGGCGCAGGCGGCCGTGCTGTGGGTGCGGATCAGCACGTTGGGAGAAACCCTGATCGCGCTCGGCACCCTGGTCTTTTGCGTCAACGTCGGTTGGTTGATCCTGACGTATTATCGCACACTGCTGAAACAGCAGGTGGCGCTGGCGCTGCAACCTGTGGAGGTGAAGTCGTGA